Genomic DNA from Haloplanus sp. HW8-1:
GCACGCGTCGCCGCGCTCAGTGCCACGGGGCGTTCGAGAAGTCGACGACCCGCTCTTCGCGATCGATCCCGTCGATCTTCGCCAGATCCGCGTCGTCGAGGTCGAGACCGAGCGCCGCGTAGTTCTCCCGGATGTGGTCCGGAGTCCCCGACTTCGGGACGGGGACGACACGCTCCTTCGAGAGCGCCCACGCGAGCGACACCTGCGCCGGCGTGGCGTCGTGTTTCTCGGCCACCTGCCGGATCTCGGGGACGTCCGCGACGGCGTTGCGCGCGATGGGGGCGTACGCGACGACGTGGTAGCCGTGGCGGCGCGCGTGTTCGCGGAGCGGTTCCTGCTGGCAGAGCGGGTGCAGTTCGATCTGGTGGGCCGCCGGCGGCTCGCCGAGGCGGTCGATCGCCTCGTCGAGTTGGACGGGGGTGAAGTTACTGACTCCGACGTTCCGGGCCAGTCCCCTCTCCCGCGCCTCGACGAGTGCCGGAAGCGTCTCCGCGGGGTCGTAGGTGTCGAGCGGCCAGTGGACGTACAGTAGATCGAGGGCGTCGACGCCGAGTCGGTCGACGCGCTCTCGTGCGCTCGCGAGGAAGTCGTCGTGTCCGAGGCGGTCACGCCACACCTTCGAGGCGAGGCTCACGTCCTCGCGGGGCACGTCGCTCGCCGCGAGCCCCGCGCCGACGGCCGCCTCGTTGCCGTAGTACTCGGCGGTGTCGACGTGTCGATAGCCCGTCGCAAGTGCCGTCCGGACGGCGTCGCGACAGCGGTCGGGGTCGGTCAACTGGTAGGTGCCGAAACCGAGTCGGGGAAGGTCCATACCCGGTCGAGAGACTCGACCGCCTCGAATCCTGCGGCTGTGAATCGTCCGTCGAAGCCGTCGAGTGCGACCAGCCCCCACGCTGCTCGCCCAGGCGAAACGATTTTGATGCGCGCTCGCGCACGGTCGGTATGCCGACGGAACCCGAGACAGGGTACGACCCGGAACTGGGTCGGAAGTTCGTTTTCGTGACCGGCGGGGTGATGTCCGGTCTCGGCAAGGGAATCACGGCCGCCAGCACCGGCCGTCTCCTGTCGAACGCGGGCTTCGACGTGACCGCGGTAAAGATCGATCCCTACCTGAACGTGGACGCGGGGACGATGAATCCCTACCAGCACGGGGAGGTGTACGTGCTGAAAGACGGGGGTGAGGTCGACCTAGACTTGGGGAACTACGAACGGTTCCTCGGGACCGACATGACCTTCGACCACAACGTCACCACGGGGAAGACGTACAAACACGTCATCGAGAAGGAGCGGGCGGGCGACTATCTGGGGAATACGGTCCAGATCATCCCGCATATCACCGACGACATCAAGCGGCGGATCCGCGAGGCCGCCGAGGGGACCGACGTGTGTCTCGTCGAGGTCGGTGGGACGGTCGGTGACATCGAGGGGATGCCCTACCTCGAAGCCCTCAGACAGTTCGCCCACGAGGAGGACGACGGAGACGTCCTCTTCGCGCACGTGACGCTCGTGCCGTACTCGAAAAACGGCGAGCAGAAGACCAAACCCACCCAGCACAGCGTGAAGGAACTCCGGTCGATCGGCCTCCAGCCGGACGTCCTCGTCGGGCGGTGCGAAGACCGTCTGGACCCCGAGACCAAAGAGAAGATCGCGCTGTTCTGTGACGTACCGACCGACGCCGTCTTCTCGAATCCCGACGTCGAGGACATCTACCACGTCCCCCTGATGGTCGAGGACGAAGGGCTGGACGAGTACGTGATGGAGCGGCTGAACATCGCCGATGAGGCGCTCCCACCGGCGGAGCGTGACAGTCGCTGGCGCGACCTCGTCACCCGCGAACGGACCGGCGAGATCGAGGTCGCCCTCGTCGGC
This window encodes:
- a CDS encoding aldo/keto reductase — encoded protein: MDLPRLGFGTYQLTDPDRCRDAVRTALATGYRHVDTAEYYGNEAAVGAGLAASDVPREDVSLASKVWRDRLGHDDFLASARERVDRLGVDALDLLYVHWPLDTYDPAETLPALVEARERGLARNVGVSNFTPVQLDEAIDRLGEPPAAHQIELHPLCQQEPLREHARRHGYHVVAYAPIARNAVADVPEIRQVAEKHDATPAQVSLAWALSKERVVPVPKSGTPDHIRENYAALGLDLDDADLAKIDGIDREERVVDFSNAPWH
- the pyrG gene encoding glutamine hydrolyzing CTP synthase; this encodes MPTEPETGYDPELGRKFVFVTGGVMSGLGKGITAASTGRLLSNAGFDVTAVKIDPYLNVDAGTMNPYQHGEVYVLKDGGEVDLDLGNYERFLGTDMTFDHNVTTGKTYKHVIEKERAGDYLGNTVQIIPHITDDIKRRIREAAEGTDVCLVEVGGTVGDIEGMPYLEALRQFAHEEDDGDVLFAHVTLVPYSKNGEQKTKPTQHSVKELRSIGLQPDVLVGRCEDRLDPETKEKIALFCDVPTDAVFSNPDVEDIYHVPLMVEDEGLDEYVMERLNIADEALPPAERDSRWRDLVTRERTGEIEVALVGKYALEDAYISIHEALKHAGIEKQVDVNVLWVDADEMRDHHTERLREADAVVVPGGFGSRGAEGKIEAIRYARENDVPFLGLCLGFQMAVVEYARNVLGLEGAHSAEIDEETPYPVIDLLPEQYDLEDLGGTMRLGAHETEIDPGTLAHEVYDAEVCTERHRHRYEVNPEYIDDLEAGALTFSGRAGNRMELVELDDHPYFLGTQFHPEFRSRPDRASPPFVGLVDAVLDRVAEEREVEA